One region of Planctomycetia bacterium genomic DNA includes:
- the pdhA gene encoding pyruvate dehydrogenase (acetyl-transferring) E1 component subunit alpha, whose product MPRTALKQFTIEHLQIMDQDGNVDPALDPKIPDQDLKELYRTMLKARMVDDRMYKLQAQGRMGTFPGVKGQEGCLGYGYALGKDDSIVPAFRETAALFYRGAPIKNILQYFMGMEEANVFPPEVKILPIPIAIGSQTLHGAGLAWANQIQNKPGVVLTFFGDGGSSEGDFHEACNMAGIFKLPVIFVCINNGWAISVPRTTQCASETLAQKAVGYGFPGIQVDGNDFMATYVACKEALDRARKGEGPTLIESVTYRLGAHTTADDPKRYRSEKEVEVWKPRDPMIRFKAYMEKKKLWSEAWQTKLEQEIAVEIEEAVREAEAEFQAINPYEMFDHVYSEMTPDLVAQKEHALEFAEEVAALHH is encoded by the coding sequence ATGCCACGCACCGCTCTGAAGCAATTCACCATAGAGCATTTGCAAATCATGGATCAAGACGGGAATGTTGACCCGGCACTCGATCCAAAAATTCCTGATCAGGATTTGAAAGAACTCTATCGCACCATGCTGAAAGCCCGCATGGTGGATGACCGCATGTATAAGTTGCAGGCTCAGGGCCGTATGGGAACATTCCCGGGTGTGAAAGGGCAAGAAGGTTGCCTGGGTTACGGATATGCACTTGGCAAAGATGACTCGATCGTTCCCGCTTTCCGTGAAACTGCTGCATTGTTCTATCGCGGTGCCCCGATCAAGAATATTTTGCAATACTTCATGGGAATGGAAGAAGCGAATGTCTTCCCGCCTGAAGTCAAAATTCTGCCAATCCCCATTGCTATTGGCAGCCAGACGCTGCATGGTGCTGGTTTGGCCTGGGCTAATCAGATTCAGAACAAGCCCGGAGTGGTCCTGACATTTTTTGGGGATGGTGGCTCCTCCGAGGGCGACTTCCACGAAGCCTGTAACATGGCCGGCATCTTCAAGTTGCCGGTCATCTTCGTTTGTATCAACAACGGCTGGGCCATTTCGGTCCCTCGCACCACGCAATGTGCCTCGGAAACACTGGCCCAAAAAGCAGTCGGCTACGGCTTCCCCGGCATACAGGTCGATGGCAATGATTTCATGGCCACTTATGTTGCCTGCAAGGAAGCACTCGATCGCGCACGGAAGGGTGAAGGTCCCACGCTGATTGAAAGTGTTACTTACCGCCTGGGAGCTCATACCACCGCTGACGATCCCAAACGCTACCGCAGTGAAAAAGAGGTGGAAGTCTGGAAGCCTCGCGACCCCATGATCCGTTTCAAGGCTTACATGGAAAAGAAAAAACTCTGGTCAGAAGCCTGGCAGACCAAGCTGGAACAGGAAATTGCTGTCGAAATTGAGGAAGCTGTTCGTGAAGCAGAAGCAGAGTTCCAGGCCATCAATCCTTATGAAATGTTCGACCATGTTTACAGTGAGATGACACCGGATCTGGTCGCGCAAAAGGAACATGCACTCGAGTTCGCCGAGGAAGTTGCAGCTCTGCACCACTAG
- a CDS encoding sigma-70 family RNA polymerase sigma factor translates to MSQVTRILSDIEHGNQLASEQLLPLIYQELRQLAAAQLAQEKPGHTLQATALVHEAYLRLVDVKQVQNWNSRGHFFIAAAEAMRRILIENARQKKSLKRGGHFHQVDLDNKQLFSSQQNLDLLDLNEALDELTARHPRQAEVVKLRYFAGLTIAETASALGIAESTADADWAYAKSWLYVRLQESNTVSP, encoded by the coding sequence ATGAGCCAGGTCACCCGCATTCTTTCTGATATTGAACATGGCAACCAGCTTGCTTCCGAGCAACTGTTGCCTTTGATTTATCAGGAACTCAGGCAACTTGCTGCTGCACAACTGGCCCAGGAAAAGCCTGGACACACCCTGCAAGCCACGGCCCTGGTGCATGAAGCCTATCTTCGCTTGGTAGATGTCAAGCAAGTTCAGAATTGGAACAGTCGTGGTCACTTCTTTATTGCAGCGGCAGAAGCCATGCGGCGGATACTGATCGAAAACGCCAGGCAGAAAAAGAGCCTCAAGCGCGGTGGCCACTTTCACCAGGTCGATCTTGATAACAAGCAGCTTTTCTCATCTCAACAAAATCTCGATCTGCTCGATCTTAACGAAGCACTTGATGAATTAACTGCCCGGCACCCAAGACAAGCCGAGGTCGTCAAGCTTCGTTATTTTGCAGGCTTAACGATCGCAGAAACCGCTTCTGCCCTCGGTATTGCAGAATCCACAGCCGATGCAGATTGGGCCTATGCCAAATCATGGCTCTATGTTCGATTGCAGGAAAGCAACACCGTTTCGCCCTGA
- a CDS encoding PQQ-binding-like beta-propeller repeat protein, which translates to MVSLRLFMLLGLIAITGTVAGTDQWPQWRGPAGNGISQAVKVPASWNATENMLWSVPLPGMGGATPVLWENKLYVVSENKDRTSSLLCIDADTGKSIWEKPVSTKKGSRARGDEGNSVSASPSTNGKHIYVFVGTGEFTCFDMNGNVVWQFDAQERYGKFNIQFGISSTPVLHQDKLYWQLIHTDGQFVICLNAADGKDVWKVQRPSDGHTENEHSYASAVMWNKGDNAYLVVHGNDYTTAHDLKDGREIWRLGGLNPKEKYNPYLRFVASPACSEDLIVVPTAKNGPVVGLKPGAQGNVGPGSPYEQWRRTRETPDVPSPLIHEGLVYLCRENGVLICIDAETGKEYYNQRIHSARYRASPVFADGKIFCTARDGTVTVTKAGKTFESLSVNKLSDQISASPVIANGKIYLRGYEKLYCIGNKQ; encoded by the coding sequence ATGGTTTCTCTACGTCTGTTTATGTTGTTAGGACTGATAGCGATCACAGGTACTGTTGCAGGCACTGATCAATGGCCGCAATGGCGTGGTCCAGCAGGAAACGGAATCAGCCAGGCTGTCAAGGTGCCTGCTTCCTGGAATGCCACTGAGAATATGCTTTGGTCTGTTCCTTTGCCTGGAATGGGTGGAGCCACGCCGGTTCTCTGGGAAAACAAACTCTATGTCGTGAGTGAAAACAAGGATCGAACTTCTTCGCTGCTTTGCATTGATGCCGACACCGGCAAATCCATCTGGGAGAAACCGGTGTCAACCAAAAAGGGATCGCGAGCACGAGGTGACGAGGGTAATTCCGTTTCGGCATCCCCTTCTACCAACGGCAAACATATCTATGTTTTTGTTGGCACTGGCGAGTTCACCTGTTTCGACATGAATGGGAATGTTGTCTGGCAATTCGATGCCCAGGAACGCTACGGGAAATTCAACATTCAGTTTGGCATCAGTTCAACACCGGTGCTCCATCAGGACAAACTCTATTGGCAACTGATTCACACCGATGGGCAGTTTGTTATCTGCCTGAATGCAGCTGATGGCAAGGATGTCTGGAAGGTCCAACGACCCAGTGATGGCCATACTGAAAATGAACATTCCTATGCATCGGCAGTCATGTGGAACAAGGGGGACAATGCCTACCTGGTGGTTCATGGCAACGATTACACCACCGCTCATGATCTGAAGGATGGCAGAGAAATCTGGCGATTAGGTGGCTTAAATCCGAAGGAGAAATACAACCCCTACCTTCGTTTCGTTGCTTCGCCTGCCTGTTCCGAAGATCTCATTGTGGTGCCTACCGCCAAAAATGGTCCGGTGGTTGGTTTGAAGCCTGGTGCTCAGGGAAATGTAGGCCCAGGCAGCCCCTATGAACAATGGCGACGTACGCGTGAAACACCCGATGTGCCTAGTCCGCTCATTCACGAAGGCCTTGTTTACCTCTGTCGTGAAAACGGCGTGTTGATCTGCATTGATGCAGAAACAGGGAAAGAATACTACAACCAGCGAATCCATTCTGCGCGTTACCGTGCCTCACCGGTGTTTGCTGATGGAAAGATTTTCTGCACCGCACGTGATGGCACCGTAACAGTAACTAAAGCCGGGAAGACATTTGAATCACTGAGTGTCAACAAACTGAGCGATCAGATTTCAGCATCGCCTGTTATTGCGAATGGAAAAATCTACCTGCGGGGATATGAGAAACTTTATTGCATTGGTAATAAGCAGTAA
- a CDS encoding rhomboid family intramembrane serine protease, giving the protein MGYQDRDYFRDERRPFLDLIRSSRTCWVIIVVAALFYLLIAFSADSSQPVDEYLQLDSQAMVSPWQWYRLFTAGFVDDQPWHLAITLLLIWLIGHDLEVQAGSREFISFALVCLVISNLTLLMVSWYIHPVRHLPAFGLTGFCVGLWTWATWASPYHTVNLAFIHIPRWILFLLLILLEAFFFMQFQPVALRLAALVPPMLLALIYAQFDLKLTEWYQTFSSSARSSRKAVAHSETRNLQEKRRVLTREMQSASERNNTGNMKIDEQLEAKLDAVLEKVSQSGMQSLSDNEKKILKDASEIMKKRKN; this is encoded by the coding sequence ATGGGTTACCAGGATCGCGATTACTTTAGAGATGAACGTCGGCCCTTTCTGGATTTGATTCGTTCCTCCAGAACATGTTGGGTCATCATTGTCGTTGCAGCACTCTTTTATCTGCTGATTGCCTTCAGCGCTGACAGTTCGCAGCCGGTAGATGAGTACCTTCAGCTTGATTCCCAGGCCATGGTGAGCCCCTGGCAATGGTATCGCCTGTTCACTGCCGGTTTTGTGGATGATCAACCCTGGCACCTGGCGATTACGCTACTGTTGATCTGGCTCATCGGTCATGATCTGGAAGTTCAGGCTGGTTCACGTGAATTCATCAGTTTTGCATTAGTTTGTCTCGTAATCAGCAACCTGACGTTGCTGATGGTTTCCTGGTACATCCATCCAGTAAGGCATTTGCCTGCCTTTGGACTGACGGGTTTCTGTGTCGGTCTGTGGACTTGGGCAACGTGGGCTTCGCCTTATCATACCGTCAACCTGGCATTTATTCATATCCCGCGTTGGATTCTGTTTCTGTTGCTGATACTGCTGGAAGCATTTTTCTTCATGCAGTTTCAACCTGTTGCCCTTCGCCTGGCAGCATTGGTTCCACCCATGCTGCTGGCACTCATCTATGCTCAGTTCGATTTGAAACTGACCGAGTGGTACCAGACATTTTCAAGTTCAGCCAGATCGTCGCGGAAAGCTGTTGCTCATTCGGAAACTCGGAATCTGCAGGAAAAGAGAAGAGTGTTAACACGCGAAATGCAGTCTGCCTCAGAACGTAACAACACTGGAAACATGAAAATCGATGAACAATTGGAAGCCAAGCTGGATGCAGTTCTTGAAAAGGTCAGTCAAAGTGGCATGCAGAGCCTCTCGGATAATGAGAAAAAGATTCTAAAAGATGCCAGTGAAATCATGAAGAAACGCAAAAATTAG
- a CDS encoding DUF1080 domain-containing protein: MFLLAFLALIFLVAQPCDIPGAPLPPGITPKKAEEGWIALFDGKSTYGWKTVGHAKLNNGVLTMGGEQEASLTSTTHFASFEFVMSYRLEGKEGGFQFTCGDKQVGKKETTIAPSNEFKDFTLGMPNNSKTGSITITTNPGTTLHIKSITLKPLGAKSIFNGKDLSGWKEIPGRKSKFSVTSNGELNVKDGNGDLQTIDQWDDFVLQMDIISNGDHLNSGVFFRSLPGEFWSGYEAQVRNEWNTTVKLKDGTSITGSLTFKGDDAEVKAGRQSKKFKRSDIESMMDHRDKPIDFGSGGIYHHCPARTVVTTDRQWYTMTVIAHGNHIAVWVNGYQTAEFTDNRPVNKSARRGRKDDAGCLSIQGHDPTTDLSFRNIRIAALPK, translated from the coding sequence ATGTTCCTACTTGCTTTTCTGGCGTTGATATTTCTTGTTGCTCAGCCCTGCGATATTCCTGGTGCACCATTGCCTCCAGGTATCACACCTAAGAAGGCCGAGGAAGGCTGGATTGCCCTTTTTGATGGTAAGTCCACTTACGGATGGAAGACAGTGGGCCATGCAAAACTGAATAATGGCGTGCTGACAATGGGAGGCGAACAAGAAGCCAGCCTCACCTCGACAACACATTTTGCATCTTTTGAATTTGTCATGAGCTATCGATTGGAAGGCAAGGAGGGTGGATTTCAGTTTACCTGTGGCGATAAACAGGTCGGCAAAAAAGAAACTACCATAGCACCCAGCAATGAGTTCAAAGACTTCACCCTGGGCATGCCCAACAACAGTAAAACCGGGTCGATTACCATCACTACCAATCCCGGCACCACGCTGCATATTAAGAGCATCACCCTCAAGCCGCTCGGCGCCAAGTCGATCTTCAATGGCAAAGACTTGTCCGGTTGGAAAGAAATCCCCGGCAGGAAATCCAAGTTCTCAGTCACCAGTAATGGTGAACTGAATGTCAAAGATGGTAACGGCGATCTTCAGACTATTGACCAATGGGACGATTTCGTACTGCAGATGGACATCATTTCCAATGGTGATCATCTCAACAGCGGCGTTTTCTTCCGCTCTCTCCCCGGCGAATTCTGGTCCGGATATGAAGCTCAGGTACGCAACGAGTGGAATACCACCGTCAAGCTCAAAGATGGTACGAGCATCACTGGCAGTCTCACTTTCAAGGGCGATGATGCTGAGGTCAAAGCAGGTCGTCAGTCTAAAAAGTTTAAACGCAGCGATATCGAAAGTATGATGGATCATCGTGACAAGCCCATCGATTTCGGTTCAGGTGGCATCTACCACCACTGCCCTGCCCGCACTGTTGTCACCACGGACCGCCAATGGTACACCATGACCGTAATCGCGCACGGCAACCACATCGCAGTGTGGGTAAATGGTTACCAGACTGCTGAATTCACCGACAATCGCCCTGTCAATAAAAGTGCCCGACGAGGCCGCAAAGACGATGCTGGCTGTTTGAGCATTCAGGGTCACGACCCCACCACCGATTTAAGCTTCCGCAATATCCGCATTGCTGCATTGCCCAAGTAA
- a CDS encoding ComEA family DNA-binding protein: protein MLRLKRMNGKTELPGAGEAKPTGHISALRAWRLPTWLTWPRSWEYALAFVLGICALIVVQSAWKLSQPPMPILQASPSIDLNQADSATLQQLSGIGPHLAARIVNHREKYGPFSHFEDLKHVHGIGPATLERLRVVATVVADKPPSVSKANTSSAVEQYIPKPPPNKQIDLNRATKEDLMTLPGIGPALAERILENRESKGPFQSVEDLMRIRGIKEKTLEKLRPFLIVAKNTNGA, encoded by the coding sequence ATGCTTCGGCTCAAACGAATGAATGGAAAAACGGAATTGCCGGGTGCAGGTGAGGCTAAACCTACCGGACATATATCTGCATTGAGAGCTTGGCGGTTACCCACCTGGCTTACCTGGCCACGTTCCTGGGAATATGCGTTGGCATTTGTGCTTGGTATTTGCGCTTTGATTGTTGTTCAGTCGGCGTGGAAGCTGAGCCAGCCCCCCATGCCCATTTTACAAGCTTCGCCAAGTATCGATCTCAACCAGGCAGACAGCGCGACGCTTCAGCAACTCTCTGGCATTGGCCCACATCTGGCTGCAAGGATCGTAAACCATCGTGAAAAGTATGGACCGTTTTCCCACTTCGAAGATTTGAAACACGTTCATGGAATTGGCCCGGCAACGCTGGAGCGATTGCGCGTTGTTGCTACGGTGGTAGCAGATAAACCACCATCTGTAAGTAAAGCAAACACTTCATCAGCAGTTGAGCAGTACATTCCTAAACCTCCACCCAATAAACAGATTGATCTGAACCGAGCGACGAAAGAAGACCTGATGACACTGCCCGGCATTGGCCCAGCTCTGGCGGAACGTATTCTGGAAAATCGCGAATCGAAGGGACCTTTCCAATCTGTTGAAGACTTGATGCGAATACGGGGCATCAAGGAAAAAACACTGGAGAAGTTAAGGCCGTTTCTGATTGTGGCGAAAAACACGAATGGGGCCTGA
- a CDS encoding FHA domain-containing protein translates to MLIRLVPLDEADSLPTIIVDRPVILIGRHPECDVQIRSSKVSRKHCCVAEVEVDGSSMLCVRDLDSTNGTRINGNLVQEGRLKEDDELTIGAFRFKVTIQPLSIRVGDPLVSCDYPIPILEAPFDHILDSPSNELDPEDETVQK, encoded by the coding sequence ATGCTGATACGCCTGGTACCTCTGGATGAAGCAGATTCGCTGCCAACCATTATTGTTGACAGGCCCGTCATTCTGATCGGTCGACATCCGGAATGCGATGTTCAGATTCGGTCATCGAAGGTATCTCGAAAACATTGCTGCGTCGCTGAAGTCGAAGTCGATGGCTCCTCGATGCTCTGTGTTCGCGATCTCGATAGCACCAACGGCACGCGTATCAACGGCAACCTGGTTCAGGAAGGCAGGCTGAAGGAAGACGATGAGCTGACGATTGGTGCTTTTCGTTTCAAAGTAACCATTCAGCCTTTGAGCATCAGGGTAGGTGATCCGCTCGTTTCATGTGATTACCCGATCCCTATTCTTGAAGCACCGTTTGATCACATCCTCGACAGCCCATCGAATGAACTGGACCCCGAGGATGAAACCGTGCAGAAGTGA
- a CDS encoding alpha-ketoacid dehydrogenase subunit beta: MPVINMVKALNQALHEEMERDDKVVILGEDVAQVGGVFRVTEGLLDRFGNKRVIDTPVSEAGILGCALGMALGGLKPIAEIQFSGFMHNGFHQLNCHAARYRTRSWGHYHVPMVMRAPIGGGIRALEHHNDSEEALYVQSPGLKVVFPSGPRNAHGLLLSAIRDPDPVMYLEPKRVYRAIREEVPEGAEAIPFGQAQLVHEGKDITLISYGAMLQESLEAADKAASELKVSVEVIDLLSIVPMDTETIINSVKKTGRCVIVHEAPQSCGVGSEIISRINDHALLHLEAPIARVCGYDIPYPFFARESGYLPSVPRILAAIRKTVEF, encoded by the coding sequence ATGCCTGTCATCAATATGGTTAAAGCCCTGAATCAAGCACTCCACGAAGAAATGGAGCGTGATGACAAGGTGGTTATTCTGGGTGAAGATGTTGCCCAGGTGGGTGGAGTTTTTCGTGTCACCGAAGGACTTCTTGATCGCTTCGGCAACAAGCGTGTGATTGATACACCTGTTTCCGAGGCAGGCATCCTGGGTTGTGCACTGGGCATGGCATTGGGAGGCCTCAAGCCCATTGCAGAAATCCAGTTCTCCGGCTTCATGCACAACGGTTTTCATCAACTCAACTGCCATGCAGCCCGCTATCGCACCCGATCCTGGGGACATTACCATGTTCCCATGGTCATGCGTGCTCCGATTGGTGGCGGTATCAGGGCACTCGAACATCATAACGATTCCGAAGAAGCACTCTATGTTCAGTCGCCTGGACTGAAAGTGGTGTTCCCCTCCGGGCCACGCAATGCACATGGCCTACTGCTGAGTGCCATTCGCGATCCTGATCCTGTCATGTACCTGGAACCAAAACGGGTTTATCGTGCGATTCGCGAAGAAGTGCCTGAAGGCGCTGAAGCGATTCCCTTTGGCCAGGCCCAGCTGGTTCACGAAGGCAAGGATATCACCCTCATCAGCTACGGTGCCATGCTGCAGGAAAGTCTGGAGGCGGCTGACAAGGCAGCATCCGAATTGAAAGTTTCCGTTGAAGTGATTGATCTCTTGTCCATTGTGCCGATGGATACCGAGACGATTATCAATTCTGTCAAAAAGACAGGTCGCTGTGTTATTGTGCATGAAGCGCCGCAAAGCTGTGGCGTTGGTTCTGAGATTATTTCCCGTATCAACGATCATGCATTGCTTCATCTGGAAGCGCCGATTGCACGGGTCTGTGGTTACGACATTCCCTATCCGTTCTTTGCACGTGAATCAGGTTATCTGCCCAGCGTCCCGCGCATTCTTGCTGCCATTCGCAAGACGGTAGAATTCTAG
- the uvrB gene encoding excinuclease ABC subunit UvrB has protein sequence MQTPYQVVAPYAPAGDQPQAIEKLVQNFQNGQRAQVLLGVTGSGKTFTMANVIKALNKPTLVMSHNKTLAAQLYGEFKEFFPNNAVRYFVSYYDYYQPEAYIPQRDIYIEKDASINEEIDRLRLAATSSLVSRQDTVVVASVSCIYGLGSPKDYLAMMVPLRVGQVTDRDEALRKFVDIQYDRNDTAFTRGKFRVRGDTIEVWPAYEEFAYRIEFFGDEVERISVIHPTSGDTLRTIDEAYVYPAKHFVTPDDRIRAAVEKIRNELDDRLKVFQLQGKLLEAQRLAARTRYDIEMLLETGHCPGIENYSRHLAGRQAGEPPDTLISFFPKDFLLIVDESHVTVPQIRAMFAGDFSRKTTLVEHGFRLPSALDNRPLRFDEWEKFEANILFVSATPADYELARAGGEIVEQIIRPTGLVDPVLHIRSAMGQVADLVKECKIRAEKSERVLVTTLTKRLAEDLANYLRDAKLRTKWLHSELDAIERWQILRELREGAFDVLVGVNLLREGLDLPEVSLVCIMDADKEGFLRSTTSLIQTIGRSARNVNAEVILYADKVTDSMQRAIDETNRRRDAQLKYNQENNITPETIKKAIRAGIEEEIQARKMAESLATGGDEDESVVDKQSLLEQLQAEMLAAAESLEFEKAAALRDRMAKLRGEKVASPQVKKNKRGGNRKGFRG, from the coding sequence ATGCAAACCCCCTATCAGGTTGTTGCCCCGTATGCGCCTGCAGGCGATCAGCCGCAGGCTATTGAAAAACTCGTTCAGAACTTCCAAAACGGCCAGCGAGCACAGGTGCTCCTGGGCGTCACTGGTTCGGGCAAAACCTTCACGATGGCCAACGTCATCAAGGCTCTCAACAAGCCTACCCTGGTGATGTCGCACAACAAAACACTGGCGGCACAACTTTACGGCGAATTCAAGGAGTTCTTCCCCAACAACGCTGTTCGCTATTTCGTCAGCTATTACGATTACTATCAGCCTGAAGCATACATACCACAGCGCGACATCTACATTGAAAAAGATGCCAGCATCAATGAAGAAATTGATCGTCTGCGATTGGCCGCTACGAGTTCACTGGTAAGCCGGCAGGATACCGTCGTAGTAGCCAGTGTTTCGTGTATCTATGGCCTGGGTTCTCCCAAAGATTATCTCGCGATGATGGTGCCCTTGCGAGTCGGCCAGGTGACCGATCGAGATGAAGCGCTTCGCAAGTTTGTCGACATTCAGTACGACCGCAACGATACCGCATTTACTCGAGGCAAATTCCGTGTTCGGGGCGATACGATTGAAGTGTGGCCGGCCTATGAAGAGTTCGCTTACCGTATCGAGTTCTTTGGCGACGAAGTGGAACGCATCAGCGTGATCCATCCCACCAGCGGCGACACGCTGCGGACGATTGATGAAGCGTATGTTTACCCTGCCAAACACTTTGTCACGCCGGATGATCGTATACGTGCAGCGGTTGAAAAGATTCGTAACGAACTCGATGATCGACTGAAAGTGTTTCAACTACAAGGGAAATTGCTGGAAGCCCAGCGGCTGGCAGCGCGTACCAGATACGACATTGAAATGCTGCTTGAAACAGGCCATTGCCCAGGCATTGAAAATTACTCACGTCACCTTGCAGGCAGACAAGCCGGTGAACCACCCGATACGCTGATCAGCTTCTTTCCCAAAGATTTTCTTCTGATTGTTGATGAATCGCATGTCACGGTGCCGCAAATTCGAGCGATGTTTGCTGGGGACTTTAGCCGCAAGACTACATTAGTAGAGCACGGATTTCGACTGCCCAGCGCGCTGGATAATCGGCCCCTGCGCTTCGATGAATGGGAGAAATTTGAAGCCAATATTCTGTTTGTCTCTGCAACGCCTGCTGATTATGAACTCGCCAGAGCTGGTGGTGAGATTGTTGAACAGATCATTCGGCCTACCGGCCTGGTTGACCCGGTGCTGCATATCCGCTCAGCTATGGGCCAGGTAGCTGACCTGGTGAAAGAATGCAAAATCCGGGCGGAAAAAAGTGAAAGGGTTCTGGTTACGACACTTACCAAGCGGCTCGCTGAAGACCTGGCGAATTACCTGCGTGATGCCAAGCTGAGAACCAAGTGGCTTCACTCGGAACTGGATGCGATCGAACGCTGGCAGATTCTTCGTGAACTCCGTGAAGGTGCTTTTGATGTACTCGTTGGCGTGAATCTACTTCGTGAAGGTCTCGATCTTCCCGAGGTTTCACTGGTCTGCATTATGGATGCTGACAAGGAAGGCTTCCTCCGTAGCACAACATCTCTCATTCAGACTATTGGTCGATCAGCCCGAAATGTGAATGCGGAAGTCATTCTGTACGCGGACAAAGTCACTGATTCAATGCAGCGTGCTATTGACGAAACTAATCGCAGGCGAGATGCACAGCTCAAATATAATCAGGAAAACAATATCACACCTGAGACGATCAAGAAAGCCATTCGTGCAGGCATTGAGGAAGAAATCCAGGCACGCAAAATGGCTGAAAGCCTGGCAACCGGTGGCGATGAAGATGAATCCGTGGTTGATAAGCAGTCATTGCTCGAACAGTTGCAAGCCGAGATGCTGGCCGCTGCGGAATCGCTGGAGTTTGAGAAAGCAGCAGCCCTTCGCGACCGCATGGCCAAGCTGCGTGGCGAGAAAGTCGCGAGTCCGCAGGTGAAGAAAAACAAACGGGGCGGCAATCGAAAAGGATTCAGAGGTTAG
- a CDS encoding metallophosphoesterase produces the protein MRRVFLPLIAALIIGTIAYSAGALRQEPSAPSDTGTRTPWTSLNYNNSDETFRFAVVSDRTGGHRAEIFSKAVAQLNLMQPEFVLSVGDLIEGYSTDQQAIAGMWNEFDSYISKLQMPFFHVPGNHDVPNLPMIKHWKSKFGKIYYHFVYKNVLFLCLNTEDFPEGQKQATRISPEQTAYFAKVLEENKNVRWTIVCMHKPVWNATNADEIGFIAFEKLLQDRPYTMFAGHIHHYQKVVRHGRNYYQLATTGGGSKLRGIQYGEFDHITWVTMKKDGPVLANVLLNGILPEDLSAIQPVAEEKGAPIRDRRELVAASGKVLLNGQPIENAEVVYYYQVPPEEQAKVKGQKQIRASDAVTNAQGEFTLSTYKLYDGAPRGEYIITVLPFKSRTGLPVNAPEIPAIYTKPATSPLKTTIKDGRNEITLDLKAP, from the coding sequence ATGCGACGCGTATTCTTGCCGTTAATAGCAGCACTCATCATTGGAACCATCGCCTATTCTGCCGGGGCTTTGCGACAGGAACCATCTGCCCCATCTGATACCGGTACCAGAACTCCCTGGACATCACTGAATTACAACAATTCCGATGAGACCTTTCGATTTGCGGTAGTCAGCGACCGCACGGGCGGACACCGTGCCGAGATATTCTCCAAAGCCGTGGCACAATTGAATTTGATGCAGCCTGAGTTTGTCTTATCGGTAGGTGATCTGATTGAAGGATACAGCACCGATCAGCAAGCCATCGCCGGCATGTGGAATGAATTTGACAGCTACATCAGCAAATTGCAGATGCCATTCTTTCATGTGCCAGGCAACCATGATGTACCTAATCTGCCCATGATCAAGCACTGGAAATCCAAGTTTGGCAAAATCTACTATCACTTCGTCTACAAAAACGTGCTGTTTCTCTGCTTGAACACGGAAGATTTTCCAGAAGGACAAAAGCAGGCTACACGCATTTCACCAGAGCAGACTGCGTATTTTGCCAAAGTACTGGAAGAGAACAAGAACGTGCGATGGACGATTGTCTGTATGCATAAGCCTGTCTGGAATGCGACGAATGCAGATGAGATTGGTTTCATTGCGTTTGAAAAACTACTCCAGGACAGGCCCTATACGATGTTTGCAGGCCACATTCACCATTACCAGAAAGTGGTCAGGCATGGACGCAATTATTATCAACTCGCGACGACCGGTGGTGGCAGCAAGCTGCGTGGCATTCAGTACGGTGAATTCGATCACATCACCTGGGTGACCATGAAAAAAGATGGTCCGGTGCTCGCCAATGTGCTTCTCAATGGCATTCTGCCTGAAGACCTGAGTGCGATACAGCCTGTTGCTGAGGAAAAGGGAGCGCCGATTCGAGATCGTAGGGAACTCGTTGCAGCATCAGGCAAAGTGCTTCTGAACGGTCAGCCCATTGAAAATGCAGAAGTAGTCTATTACTACCAGGTTCCACCCGAAGAACAGGCCAAAGTCAAAGGGCAGAAGCAGATCAGGGCCAGCGATGCGGTCACCAATGCTCAGGGTGAATTTACGTTAAGTACTTACAAGCTGTACGATGGTGCGCCACGTGGAGAATACATCATCACTGTGTTGCCATTTAAATCCAGAACAGGTCTGCCGGTCAATGCACCTGAGATCCCTGCTATCTATACCAAACCGGCGACGTCACCACTCAAAACCACCATCAAGGATGGGCGGAATGAAATAACTCTGGATTTAAAGGCGCCATAG